One region of Flavobacterium sp. GSB-24 genomic DNA includes:
- the typA gene encoding translational GTPase TypA, producing the protein MESIRNIAIIAHVDHGKTTLVDKIMYHCQLFRENENTGDLILDNNDLERERGITITSKNVSVQYKGTKINIIDTPGHADFGGEVERVLNMADGVCLLVDAFEGPMPQTRFVLQKAIDLGLKPCVVINKVDKENCTPEEVHEKVFDLMFELGATEEQLDFPAVYGSAKNNWMSDDWRNQTENIEPLLDMVIANVPAPKVSEGTPQMLITSLDFSSFTGRIAIGRLERGVLKEGMPISLVKRDGKVIKSRIKELHTFEGLGRRKVDQVIAGDICAVVGIEGFEIGDTIADFENPEALQTIAIDEPTMSMLFTINDSPFFGKEGKFVTSRHIRERLTKELEKNLAMKVGETDSADKFMVFGRGVLHLSVLIETMRREGYELQIGQPQVIIKEVDGVKCEPIEELTIDLPENLSGRAVEFVTIRKGEMLSMEGKGERMIIKFNIPSRGIIGLRNQLLTATAGEAIMAHRFIGYEPYKGEIPGRNNGSLISMENGKAIPYSIDKLQDRGKFFVDPNEDIYEGQVIGENTRSDDMTVNVTKTKKLSNVRSSGADDKARIIPAVKFSLEEALEYIQKDEYVEVTPKSLRLRKIYLSETDRKRYKI; encoded by the coding sequence ATGGAATCTATTAGAAACATTGCAATTATTGCCCACGTCGATCACGGTAAAACCACTTTGGTTGATAAAATTATGTATCACTGTCAATTATTTCGTGAAAACGAAAACACAGGTGATTTAATCCTAGATAATAACGATTTAGAGCGTGAGAGAGGTATTACAATTACTTCTAAGAACGTATCGGTTCAATATAAAGGAACAAAAATCAATATTATTGACACCCCAGGCCACGCCGATTTTGGTGGTGAAGTAGAACGTGTATTGAACATGGCCGATGGTGTATGTTTGCTAGTTGATGCTTTTGAAGGACCAATGCCTCAAACTCGTTTTGTTTTGCAAAAAGCGATCGATTTAGGATTGAAACCTTGCGTAGTTATCAATAAAGTTGATAAAGAAAACTGTACTCCAGAAGAAGTTCACGAGAAAGTTTTTGATCTAATGTTTGAATTAGGTGCAACTGAAGAGCAATTAGATTTCCCAGCGGTTTATGGTTCTGCTAAGAACAACTGGATGTCTGATGATTGGAGAAATCAAACAGAAAACATTGAACCATTATTAGACATGGTTATCGCTAATGTTCCTGCTCCAAAAGTATCTGAAGGTACTCCTCAAATGTTGATTACATCTTTAGATTTCTCTTCTTTTACAGGTCGTATAGCAATTGGTCGTCTTGAAAGAGGTGTATTGAAAGAAGGAATGCCAATCTCTTTAGTAAAAAGAGACGGTAAAGTAATCAAATCTAGAATTAAAGAATTACACACTTTTGAAGGTTTAGGCCGTAGAAAAGTAGATCAAGTTATTGCTGGAGATATTTGTGCTGTTGTAGGTATTGAAGGATTTGAAATTGGTGATACTATCGCTGACTTCGAAAACCCAGAAGCTTTACAAACTATCGCTATCGATGAGCCAACAATGAGTATGTTGTTTACAATTAACGATTCTCCTTTCTTTGGTAAAGAAGGTAAATTTGTTACTTCTAGACATATTCGTGAAAGATTGACAAAAGAGCTTGAGAAAAACTTAGCAATGAAAGTTGGAGAAACTGATTCTGCTGATAAATTCATGGTTTTTGGTCGTGGTGTATTACACTTATCTGTTCTTATTGAAACAATGAGAAGAGAAGGGTATGAGCTTCAAATTGGTCAGCCGCAAGTTATCATCAAAGAAGTTGATGGTGTTAAATGTGAGCCAATTGAGGAATTAACTATTGACTTGCCAGAAAACCTTTCAGGTAGAGCTGTTGAATTCGTTACTATCCGTAAAGGTGAAATGCTTTCTATGGAAGGTAAAGGAGAGCGTATGATTATTAAATTTAATATTCCATCTCGTGGAATCATTGGTTTAAGAAATCAATTGCTTACTGCTACTGCGGGTGAAGCTATCATGGCACACCGTTTCATTGGATATGAGCCTTACAAAGGAGAAATTCCTGGACGTAACAACGGTTCATTAATCTCTATGGAAAACGGAAAAGCTATTCCTTACTCTATCGATAAATTACAAGATCGTGGTAAATTCTTTGTTGATCCTAACGAAGATATTTATGAAGGTCAGGTTATTGGAGAAAACACTCGTAGCGACGATATGACTGTTAACGTTACTAAAACGAAAAAACTTTCTAACGTACGTTCTTCTGGAGCTGATGATAAAGCTAGAATTATTCCAGCTGTCAAATTCTCATTAGAAGAAGCTTTAGAGTATATTCAAAAAGATGAGTATGTTGAAGTTACTCCAAAATCTCTTCGTTTAAGAAAGATTTATTTAAGTGAAACTGATAGAAAAAGATATAAAATCTAA
- the rpsT gene encoding 30S ribosomal protein S20, which translates to MANHKSALKRIRSNEKRRVLNRYQHKTTRNAIKALRLATDKSDAAAKLSTVISMIDKLAKKNIIHDNKASNLKSKLTKHVAKL; encoded by the coding sequence ATGGCAAATCATAAGTCAGCATTAAAAAGAATCAGAAGTAACGAAAAAAGAAGAGTTCTTAACAGATATCAACATAAAACTACTCGTAATGCAATTAAAGCATTAAGATTAGCTACTGATAAGTCTGATGCTGCTGCAAAATTATCAACTGTAATCTCTATGATTGATAAATTAGCTAAAAAGAACATCATTCATGATAATAAAGCTTCTAACTTGAAGTCTAAATTAACTAAACATGTTGCTAAATTGTAA
- a CDS encoding T9SS type B sorting domain-containing protein produces MNLCKTLLFLFLLSTNIYSQNDCIDAIVVCGNSGFKGLSIQGAGNVQEITGENSCGSRENNSVWLKISIKTSGTFGFIIKPESSDLNEDFDFFVFGPDAKCTSLTSPIRCSTTNPNMAKLTYNHTGMTGDYFDTSEGPAELGDGYIKWINAHAGESYFIVIDRPVGISNFSLEWLGTATFDDAPSISVPVLSDLNITKSDFSGQANSSLIFDLTANSPKITGSQTGVKITYHTSENDAIINSNPITDPTAYRNSTSPETIFVRATNTITQCYNTASFTIKINDKVVFPNNKVEVCDENDANPFDGKTKIDFEQVTKVVFDNADVSGLTINYYLTQSDADNNSDQLPNIFNSITPFEQSVFIKAFNSQLSASVAEVKITINPLPPVNNVTLVQCDSGENANGFVLFNLKEANAALTNNNPDLETSFFISKTDAESNINQLSTEYTNSSNPQTVFARITNLQTKCSSISTVNLKTNVISVQTYLLDIACDDDENEDGINTFNLTNANIPFTNTQELKYYATENDALLEQNQIETPLQYNNKVPYNDFAYARIEEGNECFGISKIKLEVIRLPDIEINGATTNVCDNDSSYFAQLDAGIKDINTLSDFVYVWKKDGVEILDKTISNIEVNTSGIYTVTVFNKNNCSKTRTIQVVSSNIATIESVEVVDLQIDNSNKIKINVSGSGDYEFSLNTPNGPFQDSNVFENIKSGIYEVYINDKKNCGLVSKTVAVIGVPQFFTPNNDGFNDYWNIIGLNGNEYKNSKIYIYDRYGKLLKQLTTFDNGWDGTFQGIPLPSDDYWYTLKLSDQRESKGHFSLKR; encoded by the coding sequence ATGAATTTATGTAAAACTTTACTCTTTCTTTTTTTACTTTCTACAAATATTTATTCGCAAAATGATTGCATCGATGCAATTGTAGTTTGCGGCAATTCTGGTTTTAAAGGTTTAAGTATACAAGGCGCCGGAAACGTTCAAGAAATTACAGGAGAAAACAGCTGTGGTTCTAGAGAAAATAATAGCGTATGGTTAAAAATTTCAATTAAAACTTCTGGAACGTTTGGTTTTATTATAAAACCTGAAAGTTCTGATCTTAACGAAGATTTTGATTTTTTTGTATTTGGTCCAGATGCAAAATGTACTTCATTAACATCTCCCATTCGCTGTTCTACCACAAATCCTAATATGGCAAAACTCACCTACAACCATACGGGAATGACAGGTGATTATTTTGACACCTCTGAAGGTCCTGCTGAACTTGGAGACGGGTATATCAAATGGATTAACGCACATGCTGGAGAATCTTATTTTATTGTAATTGACAGGCCTGTCGGAATTAGTAATTTTTCTTTAGAATGGCTGGGCACAGCAACATTTGATGATGCACCAAGTATCAGTGTTCCTGTATTAAGTGATTTGAATATTACAAAATCTGACTTTTCTGGGCAGGCAAATTCTTCATTAATTTTTGATTTGACAGCAAATTCTCCAAAAATAACAGGATCTCAAACAGGAGTAAAAATTACTTATCATACTTCTGAAAATGATGCTATTATTAATAGCAATCCAATAACAGATCCAACTGCTTATAGAAATAGTACAAGTCCCGAAACTATTTTTGTGAGAGCAACAAACACGATTACGCAATGTTATAATACTGCTTCTTTTACAATTAAAATAAATGACAAAGTTGTTTTTCCGAATAACAAGGTTGAAGTTTGTGATGAAAATGATGCAAATCCATTCGATGGAAAAACGAAAATTGATTTTGAGCAAGTAACAAAAGTAGTTTTTGATAATGCTGATGTTTCTGGTTTAACTATCAATTATTATTTAACTCAAAGCGATGCTGATAATAACAGCGATCAATTGCCAAATATTTTTAACAGCATTACACCATTTGAGCAATCGGTATTTATAAAAGCCTTTAATAGCCAGCTCAGCGCATCTGTAGCAGAAGTAAAAATTACTATAAATCCTTTACCGCCAGTAAACAATGTCACTCTTGTACAATGTGATTCTGGTGAAAATGCTAATGGCTTTGTGTTGTTCAATTTAAAAGAGGCAAATGCAGCTCTGACCAATAATAATCCTGATCTTGAAACTTCTTTTTTTATAAGTAAGACCGATGCTGAAAGCAATATAAATCAATTGTCTACAGAGTATACCAATAGTAGCAATCCTCAAACTGTGTTTGCCAGGATCACTAATTTACAAACTAAATGTAGCAGCATCTCTACCGTAAATTTAAAAACCAATGTAATTTCGGTACAAACTTATCTATTAGATATTGCTTGTGATGATGATGAAAATGAAGATGGTATTAATACCTTTAATTTAACCAACGCAAATATTCCTTTCACAAACACTCAAGAATTAAAATATTACGCTACAGAAAATGATGCTTTATTAGAACAAAATCAGATTGAGACACCTTTACAATACAATAACAAAGTCCCTTATAATGATTTTGCCTATGCAAGAATCGAAGAAGGAAATGAATGCTTTGGAATCAGTAAAATTAAATTAGAAGTCATCCGATTACCCGATATAGAAATTAATGGTGCAACAACAAATGTCTGCGATAATGATTCTTCTTATTTTGCCCAATTAGATGCTGGAATAAAAGACATTAATACATTAAGTGACTTTGTATACGTCTGGAAAAAAGACGGTGTAGAAATATTGGACAAAACAATATCAAATATCGAAGTCAATACCAGCGGAATTTACACTGTAACAGTTTTCAACAAAAATAATTGTTCTAAAACGAGAACAATTCAGGTTGTATCTTCAAACATTGCAACTATAGAAAGCGTTGAAGTTGTCGATTTACAAATTGATAATTCTAATAAAATTAAGATAAATGTTTCTGGAAGCGGAGATTATGAATTTAGTTTAAATACTCCAAACGGTCCTTTTCAAGATTCAAATGTATTTGAAAATATAAAATCTGGAATTTATGAAGTCTATATTAATGATAAAAAGAATTGTGGACTGGTCAGTAAAACAGTAGCCGTAATTGGTGTTCCACAATTTTTCACACCCAATAATGATGGTTTTAATGATTATTGGAATATCATTGGATTGAATGGCAATGAATATAAAAATTCCAAAATTTATATTTATGACAGATATGGAAAATTACTAAAACAATTAACCACATTTGACAACGGCTGGGATGGAACTTTTCAAGGAATTCCATTACCATCAGATGATTATTGGTATACTTTAAAATTAAGCGACCAGCGAGAAAGTAAAGGTCATTTTTCGCTGAAAAGGTAA
- a CDS encoding PAS domain-containing protein, producing MKSKTLQITLIYSIISIIMAVLCHILLISYFSSSEYQYLSLIKDIIFILITGLVFKFILAKNEKRSITIFEKLNKTNEEIKESNEKYDIVAKATSDTIWDWKIQEDSINWNKGIESVFGYNPEEVGKTSKWWFDKIHPEDSIRMSIKLYSFIEQKTEKWQDQYRFRCADGTYKYVLDRGFLLKDESGRAIRMIGAIQDITKQKEEEQRLKLLETVITQSRDSILITEANSPDGKIPKIVYVNPAFSQMSGYQSNEIIGKSPNIFKGPNSDSEELKKLLRAIKNEEECLIETISYTKNKEEFWVRFSMIPIFSNEGAISHWISIQRDITDEKKLETEKEHLIRELTQNNKDLKQFSYITSHNLRAPLSNLIGLLNLIEDIPVENEELQEILTGFTKSTHLLNETINDLVKVIIIKDNPSMQKEEASLEEVFENVFSQLSFQIELHKPIIKLKFDKVPELITNKAYIESILLNLLTNSIKYKSENRKLKISITAEKIDNKTILTFKDNGIGIDLERNRDKVFGLYQRFHNYPDSKGLGLYLVKSQVETMGGTISIDSEVNKGTTFTITFKN from the coding sequence ATGAAAAGTAAAACTCTCCAAATTACTCTTATTTATTCAATCATCTCGATAATTATGGCAGTTTTGTGTCATATATTACTCATAAGTTACTTTTCTTCATCTGAATATCAATATTTATCACTTATAAAAGACATTATCTTTATTCTAATTACAGGATTGGTTTTCAAGTTTATACTGGCAAAAAATGAAAAAAGGAGTATTACCATTTTTGAAAAGCTAAACAAAACCAATGAAGAAATAAAGGAATCTAATGAGAAATATGACATCGTAGCAAAAGCAACAAGCGATACTATCTGGGATTGGAAAATTCAAGAGGATAGTATTAATTGGAACAAAGGAATTGAAAGTGTTTTTGGTTACAACCCTGAAGAAGTTGGAAAAACTTCTAAATGGTGGTTTGACAAAATTCACCCAGAAGACAGTATCCGAATGTCAATAAAATTATATTCTTTTATTGAACAAAAAACAGAAAAATGGCAGGATCAATACCGTTTTAGATGCGCGGACGGGACTTATAAATATGTTTTGGACAGAGGTTTTTTATTGAAAGATGAAAGCGGAAGAGCCATTAGAATGATTGGTGCTATTCAAGATATTACTAAACAAAAAGAAGAAGAACAACGTTTAAAGCTTTTAGAAACTGTAATTACTCAATCTAGAGATTCTATTTTGATCACAGAAGCCAATTCGCCTGACGGAAAAATCCCTAAAATTGTTTATGTTAATCCAGCATTTTCGCAAATGTCCGGATACCAATCCAATGAAATAATTGGAAAGTCACCTAACATCTTTAAGGGGCCGAATTCTGATTCTGAAGAATTAAAGAAACTTTTACGTGCTATAAAAAACGAAGAAGAATGTCTAATTGAAACTATCAGCTATACCAAAAATAAAGAAGAATTTTGGGTACGTTTTTCCATGATTCCAATTTTCAGCAACGAAGGAGCTATTTCACACTGGATTTCCATACAAAGAGATATTACCGACGAGAAAAAACTGGAAACAGAAAAAGAACATCTTATTCGAGAATTAACCCAAAACAATAAAGATTTAAAACAATTCTCTTACATTACATCTCATAACCTTAGAGCCCCATTATCTAATTTAATCGGACTTTTAAATTTAATTGAAGACATTCCTGTAGAAAATGAAGAACTCCAGGAAATTCTTACTGGTTTTACAAAATCAACACATTTATTAAACGAAACAATTAATGATTTAGTAAAAGTTATAATTATTAAAGACAATCCTTCGATGCAAAAAGAAGAAGCATCTTTAGAAGAAGTATTTGAAAATGTATTTAGTCAGCTGTCATTCCAAATAGAATTACACAAACCTATAATCAAACTTAAGTTCGACAAAGTACCAGAGCTCATTACCAATAAAGCATATATTGAAAGCATTTTATTAAACTTACTAACCAATTCCATAAAATATAAATCGGAAAATAGAAAACTAAAGATATCTATAACTGCAGAAAAAATTGATAACAAAACGATACTAACTTTCAAGGACAACGGAATTGGAATTGATTTAGAAAGAAACCGAGACAAAGTATTTGGTCTTTATCAAAGATTTCACAATTATCCAGATAGCAAAGGATTAGGTCTTTATCTCGTGAAATCGCAGGTAGAAACAATGGGAGGAACTATTTCTATAGACAGCGAAGTTAACAAAGGAACCACATTTACAATAACATTTAAAAATTAA
- a CDS encoding response regulator, which yields MLEQILCVDDDPITLMLCKKVISKSSFSHEVITAQNGEEALHHFNTLKYTNDKNKRKPELIFLDLNMPIMGGWEFLDHFTSSDYDEFNSAPVIVLSSTIDPEDLAKAKQYPIIIDFLSKPITQPMLEYLKKKIDL from the coding sequence ATGCTTGAGCAGATCTTATGCGTTGACGATGATCCAATCACATTGATGCTATGCAAAAAGGTAATTTCGAAATCTTCATTTTCACATGAAGTTATTACAGCTCAAAACGGTGAAGAAGCCCTCCATCATTTCAACACCTTAAAATACACAAACGACAAAAACAAAAGAAAACCAGAATTGATTTTCTTAGATTTAAACATGCCAATAATGGGCGGATGGGAGTTTTTAGATCATTTTACTTCTTCAGATTATGACGAATTCAACTCTGCTCCTGTAATTGTATTGTCCTCTACAATTGACCCAGAAGATTTAGCTAAAGCAAAACAATATCCTATTATAATCGATTTTCTTTCTAAACCCATTACACAGCCAATGCTGGAATATCTTAAAAAGAAAATAGATCTTTAA